Proteins encoded in a region of the Candidatus Zixiibacteriota bacterium genome:
- a CDS encoding sigma-70 family RNA polymerase sigma factor, translated as MADRKKDAAKRKEFEAEAVPHMDALYRTALRLAKNQSDAEDLVQEAFAKAYRFWDKFETGSNCRAWLFKIMTNIFINQYRSKSRSPMAANIDDIDENYLYGQLAGFEQSDNPEQALFSKIFDDDVKKAIENLPDDFRMVAVLSFLEGFSYQEIAAIADLQLGTVKSRLHRGRKILQKQLFDYAVKNGYIKEKA; from the coding sequence ATGGCCGACCGGAAGAAGGATGCTGCCAAAAGAAAGGAGTTTGAGGCCGAGGCGGTGCCTCACATGGATGCTCTGTATCGTACGGCTTTGCGACTGGCAAAGAATCAAAGCGATGCCGAGGATCTTGTACAGGAAGCATTTGCCAAGGCGTACCGGTTCTGGGATAAATTCGAGACGGGCTCCAATTGTCGAGCCTGGTTGTTCAAGATCATGACCAATATCTTTATCAACCAGTATCGCTCCAAGTCCCGCTCTCCAATGGCGGCCAATATTGACGATATAGATGAAAACTACCTTTATGGGCAGTTGGCCGGATTCGAACAGAGTGATAATCCCGAACAGGCTCTATTCTCAAAGATATTTGACGACGATGTTAAGAAAGCAATTGAAAACCTTCCCGATGACTTCAGAATGGTCGCTGTCCTATCGTTCCTTGAGGGCTTTTCCTATCAGGAGATTGCTGCTATCGCCGACCTCCAACTCGGCACGGTTAAAAGCAGGCTCCATCGAGGACGAAAGATACTGCAAAAGCAACTTTTTGACTATGCTGTGAAGAATGGGTACATCAAGGAAAAAGCATAA
- a CDS encoding HD domain-containing protein: MDFNAKTICDSVHGSIGISELEQRIINTRTFQRLKKIKQLGLASLVFPGAEHSRFAHSIGAMHIMSRMVDGLRAAKCPHVSGENGDEIKQKLRLAALLHDIGHYPLAHLGEQAFQWVDYIKRVEGVTEGEELEDRRSLLQRAAESPKSQAAKHERLGEKILTHSESELRRLIAEAGFEPAEIARIINAEDKDNPFHIQLMSSTLDCDRVDFLLRDSLASGTSFGQVDINYIIANIYWDSESQRVCFKSKAKNAIEHFIMSRYFSYNLTYHKTVMGFELMAKTLFFMMMSDDSFPKDSYGGIATSLAEVDDRIGSDPEFLANFTDEYFWYYLEKSGELGFGDDLFKRLRRHLLHREPLRPLWEERLVADLSNDEISSPFKYVSEKLLDDLRSRQDCQDSLDKAGLNVDDVVVLSKQIDFEGVTYSRPYYKKPPNAEDLYKLVKIHSSEKTGDLIQDPGSIIRVLSNYQQRIARVYALVPKDSKEERALRDIIRDRVEDN; the protein is encoded by the coding sequence ATGGACTTTAACGCAAAGACCATTTGTGATAGTGTTCACGGGTCGATAGGCATATCTGAACTCGAGCAGCGGATAATTAACACTCGCACTTTCCAGCGACTCAAGAAGATCAAGCAGTTGGGGCTTGCGTCCTTGGTCTTTCCTGGTGCAGAACACTCACGCTTTGCCCATTCTATTGGCGCCATGCACATTATGTCGCGGATGGTTGACGGTCTCAGAGCAGCCAAATGCCCACATGTGTCTGGTGAAAACGGTGACGAGATCAAGCAGAAGCTGAGACTTGCTGCACTATTGCACGATATAGGGCACTATCCTCTGGCCCATTTGGGGGAGCAAGCTTTTCAATGGGTTGATTACATTAAGAGAGTAGAAGGAGTAACAGAAGGCGAGGAGTTGGAGGATCGCAGAAGCCTACTGCAGCGAGCAGCCGAAAGTCCAAAGAGTCAGGCTGCAAAGCATGAACGACTTGGAGAAAAGATCCTCACGCACTCGGAGTCTGAGCTCAGACGGCTGATTGCAGAGGCTGGATTCGAACCCGCGGAAATAGCTCGGATAATTAATGCCGAAGACAAGGATAATCCTTTTCACATTCAGTTAATGAGCAGTACGCTTGACTGCGACAGAGTAGACTTCCTCTTGAGAGACTCTTTGGCCTCTGGTACGAGTTTTGGCCAGGTGGACATCAATTATATTATTGCGAACATCTACTGGGATTCAGAGTCTCAACGCGTCTGCTTCAAATCAAAGGCCAAGAACGCTATTGAGCACTTTATCATGTCGAGGTACTTCTCTTACAACTTGACTTACCACAAGACGGTAATGGGCTTTGAACTCATGGCCAAAACACTGTTTTTCATGATGATGTCCGACGACTCCTTCCCAAAAGACTCCTACGGGGGAATCGCTACATCACTCGCGGAAGTAGATGATCGAATTGGGAGTGACCCGGAGTTTCTTGCGAATTTCACAGATGAGTACTTTTGGTACTACTTGGAAAAATCAGGAGAACTTGGTTTTGGAGATGACCTGTTCAAAAGACTAAGAAGGCATCTGCTGCACAGAGAACCCCTACGACCTCTCTGGGAAGAGAGGTTGGTGGCAGACCTGAGCAACGACGAGATAAGTTCTCCCTTTAAATACGTGTCCGAGAAACTCTTGGACGACCTTCGGTCAAGACAAGATTGTCAGGACTCTCTAGACAAAGCCGGACTCAATGTCGATGATGTTGTCGTACTCTCAAAACAGATCGACTTCGAGGGTGTCACGTACTCCCGGCCATACTATAAGAAGCCACCTAATGCCGAAGATCTTTACAAACTGGTGAAGATCCACTCGAGTGAGAAAACCGGTGACCTAATTCAAGATCCCGGCTCTATCATCCGTGTTCTAAGCAATTACCAACAACGCATAGCTAGAGTGTATGCTCTTGTACCCAAAGACAGCAAGGAGGAACGAGCTCTTAGAGACATAATCAGGGATCGAGTAGAAGACAACTGA
- a CDS encoding GNAT family N-acetyltransferase: protein MDRELRRLTADDYHDIIRVWADAGLPYRPQGRDHRDRIAIEIAREDTAFFGLFENDRMLAVGLATFDGRKGWINRVAVDPDRRGEGFGGEIIKALEQFLRARGADIIAALIEDVNSPSISLFQKHGYTTMKEVLYFSKRDSWDV from the coding sequence ATGGACCGCGAACTGAGAAGACTGACCGCTGACGACTACCACGACATCATCCGTGTCTGGGCTGATGCCGGACTGCCGTACCGACCACAGGGACGAGACCATCGGGACCGGATAGCGATCGAAATCGCCCGGGAAGACACTGCTTTTTTCGGGCTGTTTGAAAACGATCGGATGCTGGCGGTCGGGCTGGCGACATTCGATGGTCGCAAGGGATGGATCAATCGTGTGGCGGTCGATCCGGACCGTCGCGGCGAGGGCTTCGGCGGGGAGATTATCAAAGCGTTGGAACAGTTCCTCAGAGCGCGTGGGGCGGATATCATTGCCGCTTTGATCGAAGACGTCAATAGTCCTTCGATCAGCCTCTTTCAGAAACATGGCTACACGACCATGAAAGAGGTCCTCTATTTTTCCAAACGTGATTCGTGGGATGTGTAG
- a CDS encoding DUF116 domain-containing protein has protein sequence MERHIPTYHLGQDFRARLDDFTRQVLSEGFEFFTKEFNRIDAYVEKAQNNDHGESLRSTDKATYLMELLAFSVQDKRDRQAFNNAKKTLIVMPDCLTLHNPNCEKVDTPYGDVCKRCVQTCQAFGITELAARYRCKVIFSKRKLTQQLEHYQETMGEIGVIGVACIKMLATGMRTAAEVGIPARGVLLNFSGCEHWNDQPCASEFSMAWLQDILEEKYGPRTEKTDR, from the coding sequence ATGGAAAGACACATTCCCACCTATCATCTTGGCCAAGATTTCCGTGCACGACTCGACGATTTTACCCGGCAGGTTCTTTCTGAGGGATTCGAGTTTTTCACCAAAGAGTTCAACAGGATCGACGCCTATGTCGAGAAGGCACAAAACAACGACCACGGTGAATCCTTGCGCAGCACCGACAAAGCAACCTATCTGATGGAATTGCTGGCCTTCAGCGTTCAGGACAAGCGGGACCGCCAAGCTTTTAACAACGCAAAGAAAACACTGATCGTCATGCCCGATTGTCTGACTTTGCACAATCCCAACTGCGAAAAAGTCGACACCCCCTACGGCGATGTCTGCAAACGATGCGTCCAAACTTGTCAGGCTTTCGGTATCACCGAATTGGCCGCACGATACCGATGCAAGGTTATCTTTTCCAAACGGAAACTGACCCAACAACTCGAACACTATCAGGAGACGATGGGTGAAATCGGCGTCATCGGCGTGGCCTGTATCAAGATGCTGGCCACCGGCATGCGCACGGCTGCAGAAGTAGGTATCCCGGCGCGCGGCGTACTGCTGAACTTCTCCGGCTGCGAACACTGGAATGACCAGCCCTGTGCATCGGAGTTCTCCATGGCTTGGTTGCAGGATATCTTAGAGGAGAAATATGGACCGCGAACTGAGAAGACTGACCGCTGA
- a CDS encoding tetratricopeptide repeat protein has protein sequence MTRFVTISGLLLIATILSGCGKQMTVTRAKLIEDRSPVTSVSPASERSFSDGLSLYRADKLEAATAHFRRAVEMDAAHWQAHYFLGLIYRKQSDKTAAVAALHTALTCAPEESRERALIYLALGELWEQQGDLSRAELSYHTALNLHPGSSRAQSGLRRLEQLSQRIEK, from the coding sequence TTGACCAGATTCGTGACAATTTCAGGCCTGCTGCTTATCGCGACAATCCTCTCCGGTTGTGGCAAACAGATGACAGTCACCCGGGCCAAACTGATCGAGGATCGCTCGCCAGTCACGTCGGTGTCGCCTGCTTCTGAACGGTCATTCAGCGATGGTTTGAGTCTCTACCGCGCCGACAAGCTTGAAGCGGCCACCGCCCATTTCCGGCGGGCGGTCGAAATGGACGCAGCCCACTGGCAAGCTCACTATTTCCTGGGGCTGATTTACCGCAAACAGTCCGATAAAACCGCTGCCGTGGCTGCCTTGCACACGGCCCTGACTTGCGCCCCGGAAGAAAGCCGGGAACGCGCTTTGATCTACCTGGCCTTGGGTGAACTTTGGGAACAACAAGGGGACCTCTCGCGGGCCGAACTGAGTTACCACACGGCGCTCAATTTACACCCCGGTTCTTCGCGCGCTCAGTCCGGGTTACGACGTTTGGAACAGTTGTCACAGCGAATCGAAAAATAG
- a CDS encoding type III pantothenate kinase, with product MILVIDIGNSNIVIGLYAGEKLEGSIRLTTRDSLTSDEAGLLVTGFLSRKEFDPDKFDQVVIGSVVPHLTSAFEETVRKYLGCDPVVVSADLNLPVTIDIDRPHQAGADRIANAAAGFTRWGGPLIVVDFGTATTFDIVNSDGAYIGGVISPGHKTSMAQLVRRTAQLPEVRIEPPSQVVGRDTETALMSGLFHGTVGQVDHIIDKIIEETGMVDPTIIATGGLATGIEMHSRHIQKVDLDLTLDGLRIIGQMNK from the coding sequence ATGATTCTGGTGATCGACATCGGTAACAGCAATATCGTCATCGGCCTCTACGCAGGCGAAAAGCTGGAGGGCAGCATACGCCTGACCACCCGCGACAGTCTGACCTCCGATGAAGCCGGTCTGCTGGTCACCGGTTTTCTCAGCCGCAAAGAGTTCGATCCCGACAAATTCGACCAGGTGGTGATCGGTTCGGTTGTCCCGCATTTGACCTCTGCGTTTGAAGAAACGGTACGCAAGTACCTCGGTTGCGACCCAGTGGTGGTCTCAGCCGACTTGAATCTGCCGGTCACAATCGATATCGATCGCCCGCACCAAGCCGGCGCCGATCGGATAGCCAATGCTGCGGCTGGTTTCACTCGCTGGGGCGGGCCGCTGATCGTGGTCGATTTTGGGACGGCCACAACTTTTGATATTGTCAACTCAGATGGAGCCTACATAGGCGGCGTGATTTCGCCGGGCCATAAAACCTCGATGGCACAACTGGTTCGGCGGACGGCGCAACTGCCCGAAGTACGCATTGAACCGCCCTCACAAGTGGTTGGACGGGACACTGAGACGGCCCTTATGTCGGGGCTCTTTCATGGCACGGTGGGGCAGGTGGATCATATCATCGACAAAATCATCGAGGAAACCGGCATGGTCGACCCGACCATCATAGCGACCGGCGGGTTAGCCACCGGTATCGAGATGCATTCCCGTCATATCCAGAAGGTCGACCTGGACCTGACATTGGACGGCCTGCGCATTATCGGCCAGATGAACAAGTAG